The following nucleotide sequence is from Nitrospira sp..
CAGCATCCGCTGTGCTTTCATGACCGGATCGGCGATCACTTCTGTGCGATAGCCCAGTTTGCCATCGGTGATATACGTATGGATGGCATAGCCGTCCTCATAATGAATCAAGTCTTCATCGGCCAACCACCAGGAGGCTCCCCACCGTTCGCGAAGACGTCGTCCATTGTCCTCCTCGTGCGCCTTGCGCCCCGGCGTGCGGCTTTCCAAGTGGTAGAGGACGCTCTGCGGCTGGTAGACGATCTTCCACTGCCGCTCGCGGATCTTGAGACAGAGATCGACGTCTTCGAATCCATTACGATACCCTTCGTCGAACCCGCTGACCTGGTCGAACGCGTCGCGTCGCACCAACATGCAGGCAGCCGTCACACACTGGAACTCGCGCCGCCGGGACACGCTGGAAGCCTGCGGGTGGAAACCTCGATAAATGTGATACGGCAGGAACCATTCCCGGGAAAAAGCCACGCCGGCATGCTGAATGGTCCCGTCCTCATACAGCAGCTTGCTCCCCACCACCGCCACTTCCGGATGGGTCCGCGCCTCTTCCACCAGAGCCGATAACCAGCCCTGGAGGGGAACCGTATCGTTGTTGAGAAATACGAGGAATTCTCCCCGTGCCGCCCGTGCGCCTTGATTACAAGCCTTGGCAAAGCCGAGGTTGTCCTGATTGCAGATCACCTGCACGTCGCCGCCCAAGGTTTTCAGAAAGTCTTGAATTCCGTCCGTCGAGCCGTTGTCGACCACGACGACTTCATAGGTGACGCCGTCGGTGACCTGTGCTAGAGCGGTCAAACACTGCTGTGTCAGTGCCGCGTTGTTCCATACCGGAATGATGATCGAGCAGTCGTAGGCTTTCTTGGAGGCTCTGGATTTCAGGGTCGCCAGCGTATGTTGTTGCGCCGCGAGCAGTTGGTGATGACCAATGAGATGAGCGGCATACTTCCGATAGATGAGATCCGCAGTCCGAGCGAAGGCGTCCTGGTCACGACTCGTCATCGAAGAGCCGTCGATGCGCCAGGTGAATTCAGCGGTCGCACGAGCAATGCGGGCGAAGGGGTAGCGCATGGACAGCCTGATCCACAAATCCCAATCCTCGTGCACGAACAGACTTTCATCGAATCGTCCCACCTCGTCCAGACAGCCTCGGTGGTGCATCAGGCATAACACTGGAATGTAGTTGGCGACGAACAGGCGCGCCCGATCGAAATCGACCCCATAGGGCTGATCGCGGCCCACCTCCGCCAGCACTCCGTTCACCTCCCGCTCGGCGATTCTCCAGGCATCCGTGTAGGCCACGCGGTGGGTGCCTCGTTCGAGGAACGCGACCAACGTACTCAAATGATCCGGTAGAAACCGGTCGTCGTCATCGAGGTAGGCGATGTACGTCCCACGCGCCATCCGCAGGCCGGTATTTCTCGCGGCGGCCAAGCCGCGGTTGTGATCGTGGTTGACCACCGTCATGCGTCCGATCGCATCCGATTCCGCAACCACCGCCTCGACGGAAGCCGTGCCGTCATTGACCACGATGACTTCGAAGTCCTGAAACTTCTGGCGGTTCAGGCTGTCTAACGCCTGGCGAAGCCGATCCGGCCGGTTGTAAGTCGGGACGATCACCGACACCGTCGGCGAACGCGTGAACGCGGTTCCGGCAGCATTGGACCGGCGACAGGCCCAGACTTGATAAATCGGCATCAGCTCCATGTCACGCTGTTCGTCGGGAGTGGCATGGGGGTAATACCGCAGGGACCGACCGTCGATATGAATCCGTTCCAGTCCCAGGTGTCTGAACCCGCCGTCCTGGAGCAGTTGATCCAATTGCTTCTCTGTCACCCAGTCCTCAATCGGTTGGTTCGGCGGGGCGATCCGTCGCCACTCCTCCCACACTTCTCCCCTCGGGGTCGTCAGAATCAGATACCCATCGGCAGCCAGGAGTTGTGCAAGCTGGGCGACAAATGCCGGTTTCTGGGGATGAGGCACATGCTCGATCACCTCCGAACAGAGCACCACGTCGTACGGTACGAAATCCGGCCTGGAGAGGACCGACTCGGGCGTTCCAACCTCGAAGCGGAGGTGAGGAAACAACCGCCGTGCATGGTCTACCACCCCGGCAACGGGTTCGACCCCTTCAGCGGTTCCATAACCGGCGGCAAGATTGGTCAGCCAGCCACGCCCACAGCCCACGTCGAGAATGCGCAAGATCCGACCGGGCTGCTCCCGTCTGCTCTGTCGAAGGACATGTTCAAGACATGAGGCAATCTTGGTCCATCGCGCCGATTCGTCCGCATTGGGCTCGGGCGTCGACCAGGCCGGCTGATTCACGAACAGATCGACATAGAAACGGTTCTGATCCGTCTTTCCTCCCGCCCCTTCGAACCGAGGCGTCGCAGGTTTACTCGGCTCCGTGATCCCATAGGTCGGCATGACACCCTGACTCACCCACTCCAGGGCCTCCCGGACTCGCCGTTCTGCCGTGTGGCAACGCCGTACCCGATCCTGCGCCTGACGCGCCAGCGATTGCGCATAGGAGGGATCGCGGAGGACACGATCGATCTGGGCGGCCAGGTCATCGGGGCGGTCGGCATCAAACAGCAGACATTCCCGCCCCGGCTCCAACAGGGCCATATTCTTGGGGTGTGATGGCATGTTCCAGGAAATGACGGGCCGCCCGGCGGCCACGCCTTCGAACACGCGCCCGCCATAAAATTTCGCCAGGCTGGGCAGGTTGACGATCGCCGGCCATTCGGCCAAGTGCCCCATCCAATCACGGAACTCCGCCAACCGGATCGTGCGGAGCGCTTGGGCATATTCCTCCACCGCCGCGGCCGTGACGGCTTCTCCGCTTGCCAGGAACCGCGCAGCGCTCTGCTGCAGTTCGTCAAATCGTCGCTGGTTAGGGCTCGGCAGATCGGCCGGAGATGCACAATGGAGGCGGCTTCGTAACGCAGGATGGCCGACCCATGCCTGCCGTCGACCATAGGGGGTGCCGTGGAAAACCGCCTGGGCACGGATGGGGGCCGCGGGCGGAAGGGTGATGAACCGCTCCAACACCATCTGGGGCCACCAGAGGACTCCGGGGCCTCCGAGCGCACCCAGCTCGGCTGCATCCCGCTCATCCGGCGTCAGCACATGGGTCAAGTACGGCAGCTGCCGCTGCAATTCGGGAAAACGCGCCCGCAGTTTCGGCGCCCATTGGTAATCCTGTTCGTCATACCGAAGGGATTCCATCAAGATTCCGATCCGCACGGGGGCGAGTTCCCCGACCCACTCCAGCGTCGCCTGATCCAGCGGGGTATGGATCAGCCACAACCACACGTGATCGAACCGCTGCCCCTTCAGCGCCTCTCGCGCGTGGTAGACCCAGGAGGCGGGTGTCGCGCAGCCCTGTTCCGCAATGGCTGGAACGGTCACACACTCCACGCCGTTCGCCACGAGCCCTTCTTGAACGGCGAAACTGGCGGAATAGGTCCATGGTCGTGCGGTCGCCCAGGTCTGAAAGTCGAGCAAAATGAGAAGCGCCCTGGTTCCCTGCGAGGCTCCGTCACGTCGTCCCAGCATCGTCTCTCCTCACTCTCGGCGGTTGAATCTTGCGAATTCGATCCTGCCTGCCGACCTCAGACGGCTCACAGGGTGCGAGCCGCATAGGCTGCGGCGGCAGGGGGCCGGCGGACCAACTTGCGCGATGTCATCTCTTGGACGTGGCGCACGGCCTGCTCGTCGAACCGCTCCGCCAACATCGCCCGGTAGGCCGGCCGATCGAAATAGGCCTGGAACGCCTTGTCACGGAAGGCGAGCACCTCCGTGGCCGGCAAATGGCGCGTGGGGAGCGGAAGCGAATCGACGGCATGTTGGGAGTAGGCGGTCCAGGAGTCCGGCAGGGGCCAGCCTTCCTCTACGGCTCGCCGGTAGAGGGCCGAGCCGGGATAGGCCATGGTGCAATAGAAGTTGGCAAACTCACAGTTCAGTTCGATGGCTAAATCGAGTGTGGCCTGCATCGTCTCGTGGTCGTCCTCCGGCAAACCAAAAATGTAATTGGCGATCACATTGATGCCGGCTGCTCGAACCCTGCCGATGGTCCTCCCGATTTGGTCCTGCTCGAAGGTCTTCAGCACATCGTTACGCACCTTCGCGCTGCCCGACTCGATCCCGAAACAGAGCCACCGCACCCCTGCGCGGACAAGCAGCTGCTCCATGCCGTCCTTCACCGAATCGACCCGAGCATAAGCCCAGATGTTCAGGTCGTATTGTCGCGCGATCAGCAATTGGCAGAGTTCGATGACATGCCGTCGATTGAGCACGAACATTTCATCGGCGAACTTGATGTGGCGCACACCGTACTGCAGCACTAGGCGATCGATGTCAGCCATGATGGTGTTGGGCGACCAGAAGCGGTAACTGTTGACCTCATTCCGATAACCTAAAGCCGCCTCCCCGCTCTTGAACGGAGCTTGGATACAGCAATACGAACAGTGATAGGGGCAACCCAAGGTGGTGTAGAGCGAGGCATAGGGACTGCGTCGGTCGAGAAAGCCGAAACAGTGCCAGTTGTGGGCGCGATAACGATCCATCGGGAGGAGATCCCAGGCCAGTCCCGGCATCTCCTCGTCCAACCGTTCGAGGTTCGGCGCGGCATTGGATTTTCGGATCGTTCCGTCGCTCCAGTAATACATCCCCCTGACGCGGCTCCAATCGACGGAGTCTTCCTTCAGGGCCGCCACCAAGTCCATAATGGTGTAGAGTCCTTCCCCATCACAGACGAAATCGGCGGCCTCTTCGCGCAAGGTGCGTTCCGGCAGCGCCGCGACATGGCCGCCCAACAACAGCACTTTGCTTGGAAGGCCCTGCTCCTTGATGGCTCGACAGATCGCTCCAGCCGATGGCATCGCCTGCGTGGAAGCAGAGGGATTGTGCCCGTAGACCAGCACCACGACGAGGCGAGGAGCACATTCCTCCACACGCGCGGCCACCTCCGCAGGAAGCAGGTCCTCGGCATTGGCATCGAGGATGTCGACTCCTATCCCACGACGACGCAGGAACGTGGCGATGAGCCCGCCCCAGACGGGAGGCTCAATAGCGCTCAGGGTGCCTCCCAAGGCTTGATAGATCTGGGTCCGGCTCCCGGGATTCACCAGGAGCACATCGAGTGCGGCCTGTCGTGCCATGGTAGCTCCCATTAGTATGCCGTCCCCTGCGGGACCCCGTGTGCCTCAGGGCGAGGCACTTTGACGGCCTTTCCAGACTCCCCACGCATCCAGCCGGCGATCCTCGCGACCACCGCCCCGACATCCAAGCCGTACTTCTCCCAGATCGCCTTGCGGCCGCCGTAATCGAATACAAACCGATCGTCCTGGCCGATTCTCATCGTCGGCATGCGAAGATCTTCATCGATCATCCATTCGGCAACGAGACTACCCAGGCCGCCGGCCAAAAGATGTTCCTCCAGCGTGACGACCCGCGCCACCTTGTGCAGATATTGTTTGAGCGCGTCGCCATTGAGCGGCTTGAGCCGAAACACATCGACCACCCCCACATTCAACCCCGCGCTCTGACGCAGGAGATCAGCCGCAGCCAGCGCCTGGTGCACCATCACTCCCGACGTCACGATGCACAGGTCGCTGCCGGATCGCAGCTGAGTCAGCCCCTCTCCGATATCGATTTCCCGCCCGGCATACACCTCCGGCAACCCGGCGCGATCGAACCGGATATATTGCGGCGATCGATCTTGATGCACCAAGGCCGCCAGTTCGCCTGCGCTGGTCCCGTCCGCCATACTGTAAATCTTCAGGTTCGGCAGCGCGCGCATGATGGACACATCTTCCACCGTGTGGTGGCTCGGCCCCATGATGTCGTAGGCATACCCTGCCCCCACGCCGATCAGAACGATCGGAAGATTCATGGCGCATACATCCAACTTGACCTGCTCATAACAACGCAGGCTCACGAACGGGGCGATGGCATAGACGTAGACCTTCTTTCCCTCGAAGGCCATGCCGCACGCCATCCCGATCAATTGCTGTTCCGCAATCCCGACGTTGAAAAACCGATCGGGAAAGTCGCGGGCAAACTGATCAAGGGTCGGCGCGCCGTTATCCGCCGTGATGAAGACCGCCTGGGGATCTTCTTGGAACAACTTGTACAGTGCGTTGAAGAACTGATCCCGCATGCCCAGAATGAACTTGGTCGATCCCATGAATGGTTCCTTTCAGCAATCGACGAGGCCGTAAGGGCCGAGCGTCTCTTCTGCCCGGATGGTCAGGCGTTCACATGTTGTTGATATCGTGTCTGGTCAATGCGAGATCCGCCCCTTCCGGCACACGGTAATGCCACAAGCGTTGGCCCTCCATGAGCGACGCCCCATGACCCTTGCGGGTATTGGCAATGATCATGAGCGGCTTCTTTCGTTTCGGCGAGCGGACATCGCGGAACGCCTCGAAGATCTCCGCGAAGGAATGGCCGTCGATCACGCGGGTCTCAAATCCGAAGGCCTTAAATTTCTTATCCAGCGGATTGAGGCGCGGGTTGTCGGAGGCCAGCCGCCGGTCGGTGGGATCTGTCGGGCCGAGAACGCCCTGCCCGTTGCGGTCGACGATGCAGACCAGATTTCGATAGCCGCGATGGCCGGCATAGATGGCCGCCTCCCAATTGGACCCCTCGAACAATTCGGCATCCCCGAGGAAACAGACGATCAAGTGTTCATCCCGATTCATCAAGGCCGCTTCGGCCATGCCGGTGGCGATCGGAAGGCCGTGGCCCAGGGAGCCGGTGATGACTTCGATCCCCGGAATGTTCCATTCGGCATGGACCCCCAGCAGATTCCCGATGCCGGCGAAATTTTCCAACTCGGACAAGGGGAAGTAGCCCAAATCCGCCAGAATCGGATAGAGGCCGATTCCACCCTGTCCCTTGCTGAGAATAAACCGGTCTCGCCCGTTCCACTTCGGGTTCCGGGCATCGAATCGCAGGAGGCCTCCGTAGTACAACGCCACCAGCAGTTCGGTCTGTGAATAGGCCGTGCTGATATGACCGCTGTGCGCCTTGACCGCCATCTCCAGGACCGTCGAGCGCACCCATTGCGCCTTGCGCCGCAACCGGCTTTCCATCTCCAAAGCTTTGCCCTGTAAACCGGCGGTGAGTTGTGCCGTTTTCATTCGTCTCCTCCTAAGGTGTCTGCAACGTCCGACATGCGTCCATCCTGTCTGTAAAAGCCGCCAGCCGTTCCGGGGTCCCGATATCGAACAGGGGGCTGGCGGTCACGAATCCGTACAGAGACTCCAAAACCAACCGCGGAATGAACTCTCGCTCAAGCGACCAGGCCTGGGCCGCTGGAAACAGTTTCTCAACGGACCGCTCGAACACATACACGCCCGCATTGAAGTAACCTCGCGGTCCACGCCCCGGTTTCTCCACCATCGACAGCACACGATCGTCATGCCCCAACACCACGTCTCCCGCATCGGTCCGGTCATCGGGACTGGCGAGGACCAGTGTGCCCTGCGCGCGTTTCATCAGGTGAAATCGCAACAGTCGTACGGGGTCGACGTCGCAGAATGAATCACCGTTGACGACGAACACCCGTTGGCTGCGCGCCACACCGAACGCCTGGGCCAAGGCGCCTCCCGTACCCAGGGGATGCGGGTCTCGAACGAAGGAGGCCTGATAGGAGCCTCCTTCTGCACGCACCCACGCTTCGATCATGTCGCCCATGTAGCCGGTACTGAAAATGAACCGACGCGCGCCATGCCTGACCCAATGGTCGAGCAAAAACGACAGAAACGGCTTGCCGTGGACGTCGGCCATCGGTTTGGGCCGGTCATGGACGACGGGCTGCAACCTCGTTCCCAATCCTCCGCAGAGGACAATCACATCGCAATTGCCGACCGTCCCCGTGCTCACGCCGCCCTTCCCATCAGCGATGCCGCCAACTTGGCCGCGGCCTGCGCGGAGTTCTGGGCCCACACGTCGTCCAAGATGAGCTGGTCTTCCTGATAGAAGACGATCTGGCTCCCGAGCCCCTCGAAACGGAACGGCACCTGGAGCAGGCCCGGAAGCGCCAGGCGAATCCGCTCGTGGTCTTCCGGTCGCGCGAAGAGGAGCATGAATCCCCCGCCCCCGGCTCCGAGCAGCTTTCCCCCCAACGCCCCGGCCGAGCAGGCCGTCGTATAGATCTCATCGATCGCCGGCGTCGTGATGCGCGAGGTGAGGCGTCGTTTCAACATCCAGGCCTCATGTAACAGGGCGCCGAAATCACTCAGGTCTCGGTCGCCGCTCAGAATTGCCATCCCCTCCTGCACCATCTGCAACATCGTGAACAATTCGGCTTGACGCTGCTGAGTGCAGCTGATCTGCTCCCTCGCCACCTCTGAGGCGATGCGGGAGAATCCGGTAAAGTAGAGTTGCAGGTGACTCTGAAAGGCCGCGAGCCGCTCGGGCCGCATCACGATGGGTGTGTAGCCGATCTCTCCATTCGAGAAGAAGTCCAACTTGCAGAAGCCGCCATGAGCCGCTAACACCTGATCCTGACAGCCGACGGATTCCTGCAAAATGTCTTGCTCGACATGGATGGCCGCCTGGGCCAACTGCGCCTTGCTCGGCATGGTGTGCTGCAGCGCATAGAGTGTATGGAGCAGCCCCACCGTGAACGAGGAACTCGACCCTAGCCCGGTACGTGCCGGCAAGTCGCCATCATGATGAATCTCCAGTCCTGCGTGGACATTGAGATACTTGAGGACCCCCCGGACCGCCGGATGCTCGATCTCCTCATTGCTATTGACGTGCTCGATCCGCGAATAGGCAATCCTGGTCCTGTGGTCGAAAAAGGGAGGCAAATGACGGCAACTGATATAGCAGTACTTGTCGATGGTCGTCGCAAGCACGGCACCGCCATGCTCCCGAAACCACACCGGATAGTCGGTGCCGCCTCCCAAGAACGAGATCCGAAAGGGGGTCCGGCTGATGATCATGTCCTGGCTCTCCGGTGAGGAGCTTGCCCGTCAGACGTTGGCATACTGCCCCGTCCTAATGATGGTGTAGCACTTGACCAATTCACGAATGCCCCGTTCTAACGACCATTCCGGTCTGAAGCCGGTCGCCAGCAGACGTTCGTTGGACACGATATAGTCCCGCTTGTCCGGATCTTCTCCGATCGGCGCTTCCGAGTAGACGAATTGGGGTACCTGCCGTTTGATCTCCGCACACAGTTCGAGCTTCGAGAGGTTGGCATCGTCCAGACCGACGTTGTACGGACGATCTTTCATCTCGTCGAAGTGGTCGATGGCATGGAGGAATGCCCGCACTACATCCCGGACATGGATATAATTGCGCATGCAATGACCTTCGAAGACCGTAACTGCGCGATCGTGGACCGCTCGCCAGACGAAATCGTTCACCAGGAGATCCATGCGCATCCGGGGCGAGACGCCGAACACGGTCGCCAGCCGAAAGGTGATGGCATTCCCGCGGTCGAGCACGGCCCGTTCGGCTTTCACTTTGGTTTCTCCGTAGAGGCTGATCGGGCGTAGCGGTGATTCCTCCGTGCAGGGCACACCGGGCCGGCCGATGCCATATCCGCTGTTGGTGACGGGAAAAATGATTCGTTGGCGCGGCGAGGACAACTTGCAGAGCAACTGCACGGCTTCGAAATTCACGCTGGTGGCTCCGACACGGTCCCGATCGCAGAGGGGGGCGCCGACCAATGCCGCCAGCGGGATGATGATGTCCGCCCGGCGCAGAAGATCCGTCACCAGCCGCTCATCCCGGCAATCACCGCGGACCACCTGGAACCCCTCCTCGCCACAGCAATCCAGCAAGCTGTTTTGCCGAAAGAGGAAATTGTCGAGCACCGTCACTCGATATCCGCGCTCCAGCAATCGTGTTGTCAGCACGGACCCGATATAGCCCGCTCCGCCTGTCACCAGAACCTGCGCTCCGCCTATGGTCATCACGAACCAGCTCCCTTGCCACAATCGAGTGCGCGATAGATGGTGCGGTGCGTCGTCATGCCGCCTCCAAGACCACACGGGCAATGTGCTCGACGTCCGGCTCTTCCATGGACGCATGGTTGGGCAGGAAGAAGCCGCAATGGTGGATTCGGTCTGCCACGGGGAAACTCGCGGCGCCGTAGCGATCCATCCAAAACGGGTGCAGCCCCAGATTACCGGCCGAGAAGATGCGGGTTTCGACACCCTCCGCCACCAGAGCGCGCACGATACGACGCCTCGATTCCGGAGAATCAGCCAGCAGGCCGAACGAGATGCTGGCGGCCCGACTGCCCTCCGGCGGGCGCTGGGTGTAAAACCGCTTGCCCAGCAGCCGGAAATACCGATCATGATGTTCTTGCCTTCTGGTCGTCATGCGATCGAGTTTGCGGAGCTGTTCGAGCCCGATAAAGGCATTCAAATCCGTCGAACGGAGGTTGAACCCCGGCTCGTAGAAGACGAAGGGCGAGTGAAAATCATCGACGTGATATCGAGTGATTAAGTCCTGGTGGCTCCCACGATCCAGGTCCTTGCTCCACCCGTGGCTGCGCAACATAAGCAAGAGATCCGCGAACCGCTTGTCGGCCGTCGAGACCATCCCGCCTTCGATCGTGGACATCTGGTGCCCGAAGTAGAAGGAGAAACTGGCCATGTCGCCGAAGGAGCCGACCTTGCGCCCCTTGTAATCGGCCCCGATGGCGGCACAGGCATCCTCCAACAGATAGAACCCATACCGGTCCTTGAGGCGCTGCAGATCCTCCATTTTATGGGGCACACCTAACACCTGGACCAACAGGACCGTCTGCGCCCCATGGCACTTCAACAGATCTTCGAGATGGTTCAAATCCAACCCGAAGGTGTCCGGGTCGGCTTCGCACATAATCGGCGTCATGCCGAGTTGAATCGCCGGGGCGATGGAGGTCACCCACCCCACGCTGGGAACGATGACCTTGTTGTTTCGAAGCCGTCCTGATCGCAGCAAGGCATAGTACATGAGGAGGTTGGCCGATGAGCCGGAATTGCAATGCACCGAGTGGGGGCGCCCCAGCCACTCGGACCACTGCCGTTCGAATTCCACCGTGACGGTGCCCTTGGTCAACCTCGGATAGGTGCGCAGCCAATCGATCAGTCGGTCGATATCTTGCCGATCGATCGTGTCCTGGGCGAGGCACCACCGTGGATTGAGGCCGGCGCTGCTGGTATGAGGCGTCATAACATCATCCCTCTCGATTCGCGTTGCCGTCCGCCGATCACATGGCAGGAGGCAGCGCAGGAGGGATAATCAAGATGCATGCCATCGGCAGGAGGTCGCGTAGTGCTGGAAATGGCGGACTTCCGGTGAACTCAGCGGGAACCGCCGCGCCTGACTCGGTAAGAATTTCCTAGCGGCTGGCAACCGCTGCAGTCTAGGCGGATTCGATCACAGGCTTCCGCAAGGCGAAGGGTTCGAGGGGCCTTCCGCACCATCGGGCGGCGCCATCGCACAAGGAAACACCTAGGACGATGACCGCCAAATTACTGACAGGTTCGATTTTCAACCCCCACAGCCACGTCCCCGATGAGTAGCCTTGTCTCACGACCATGAGCGAGTGTCGGCAGACAGCCGGCTTAAGGCTACCTGCCCATGAACCGATATACAGTCTGCCGAACAGGCAACTGGATCGTTGTCGGGCCCCTCACCATCGACGACCAGGCAGTTCGCACCTATGGCCTCCACCAAACAAATCCCGATCGACCAGGTCAAGCTCGGCATGTTTGTCGTGGGCATGGACCAACCTTGGTATCGCACCCCTTTTCTGTTCCACAAACGGCTGATTTCAGACCCGAACGACATCGTCCAGATGAAGCGGCATGGGATCAAGGAGGTCACGATCGACACCGAACGCGGCACCGATGTCGGCCAAGACCCAGCTCCCACGCAGGAAGCGGCTCCCGAAACGCCGTCGGAGGCACCACCGGACGAGAAGAGTCCCGGCCCTTCGAACCGAGAGGACAGCCCGGCACAGCATGTGGCTGCCGCGAAAGCTGCCTATCGTGAAGCGACAGCGGCTATGGAACGGGTGTTCAGCGACTTGGAGGCAGGCACCTCACCGAAACTGGTGACCTTGAAAAACATCGTCGGCGGGTTGTTGAACCGCATCCTCACCCATCCCGATTCTATGATGATCCAACTCTGTTTGGAGCAGATGAGGCGATTCGACCGTACCTTGGCATCCCATGGAATGGAAGTCTGCATCCTGGCACTCATCGTCGCCGTGGAGAACGGCTGCGTAGAAACTGATCGTGAGACACTCGGCGTCGGGGCGCTGCTCCATGATGTCGGGTATATCCGACTGCCCCGTAATCTGTATCGAAAATCATCGCGCCTGACCGAGCAGGAAAAATCCCTCATGCACCAGCATCCCCAGTTGGCGGCAACCGTCCTGGCTCAGGGGGATCAATTTCCCGAGTCCGTGAGCAAAATTATTGCCCAGCACCATGAACATGCCGACGGCAGCGGCTACCCGAACGCGTTGAAAAACGACGCCCTCTCTTCCCTCTCGCAGATCGTCGGATTGGTCGACACCTACGGCGGCATGATCACCCCGCGCCACGGCAGACCGGCGCTGCTCCCTCACGATGCCATCAGACAATTGTTCATCCTTGGCGAGAAGGGCCGATTCGACAAGGCCCTCGTGGAGGTGGCCATCAAAGCGTTGGGCGTCTACCCGATCGGCAGTCTGATTAAACTCAATACCAACGAGTATGCCGTGGTGGTGGGCCTCAATCGCGAACATCGCCTCAAACCACGGATTCGGATCATCAAGAGCCCGGAAGGAACCCTGTATAATGCTCCACTCGAAATCGATCTGACCGACACCGACTCTACCGGACCGACTCGATCCATTCAGCGCGCCCTGGACCCGAATCAGGAACATATCGATGTTGCCGCCTATGTCGAGACGAAGGGACAGTAACCCGATCCCATGACCCCGACACCTGAGCCACGACCCAAACCAGCCCAAACGCCTGCAGGATTCCCTTGGGCTTCCGAACTGACAGCACTCTTGTGGGACGCACTGCCGCTCGGGATCTGTCTCCTCTCTTCCGACCAGACGGTGGTCCTCGCCAACCGCACTGCCGCCCGTCTTTTCCAGCGCCACCCTGAGGAATGCAGCGGACAATCGCTGGCGGCATTGACCGGCCATTCGCTGGACCTGAGCGAAACCATTGCCTCAGCAGGAATCTGGTCTCTCTCGCAAGGATCCGGTGATGACACCGATCGCACACCTGTCGAATGGCAACAGCTCCGCCTTTCCGGGCTGACCGGGATTACCGCGCTCTTGACCCTCCGCGACGTGTCTCGCCAAACCGAATTGGAACAGGAGCGAAACCGATTGGCGGCCGTGGCGGAAGAAAGCCCCTATCCGATCGTCGAACTGGATCAAGACGGCGCGCTGCTCTATGCGAATCCGTCGATGATCGAGCTCCTCTTCCGATTCGGCTACGACGATGAGGGGAAGCCGGACATCCTCCCGGGCAATCTGCGGTCGCTCCTTGCTGCTTGCGTACACTCCGCGAGCGCACTGCCGCCGCAGCAGGTGGTGCGCGGCGACGCCTGCTATAGCTGGACGTTCTGCCCCGTCCCCGGCCATCACCTCGTGCGTGCCTACGCCATCGACCTCAGCGCGGTCCATGGGACCCATCGCGCGCTGAACGAGACGGCTGACCGTCTCCGTGAGAGTAACCTTC
It contains:
- a CDS encoding cobalamin B12-binding domain-containing protein, whose protein sequence is MARQAALDVLLVNPGSRTQIYQALGGTLSAIEPPVWGGLIATFLRRRGIGVDILDANAEDLLPAEVAARVEECAPRLVVVLVYGHNPSASTQAMPSAGAICRAIKEQGLPSKVLLLGGHVAALPERTLREEAADFVCDGEGLYTIMDLVAALKEDSVDWSRVRGMYYWSDGTIRKSNAAPNLERLDEEMPGLAWDLLPMDRYRAHNWHCFGFLDRRSPYASLYTTLGCPYHCSYCCIQAPFKSGEAALGYRNEVNSYRFWSPNTIMADIDRLVLQYGVRHIKFADEMFVLNRRHVIELCQLLIARQYDLNIWAYARVDSVKDGMEQLLVRAGVRWLCFGIESGSAKVRNDVLKTFEQDQIGRTIGRVRAAGINVIANYIFGLPEDDHETMQATLDLAIELNCEFANFYCTMAYPGSALYRRAVEEGWPLPDSWTAYSQHAVDSLPLPTRHLPATEVLAFRDKAFQAYFDRPAYRAMLAERFDEQAVRHVQEMTSRKLVRRPPAAAAYAARTL
- a CDS encoding glycosyltransferase, coding for MLGRRDGASQGTRALLILLDFQTWATARPWTYSASFAVQEGLVANGVECVTVPAIAEQGCATPASWVYHAREALKGQRFDHVWLWLIHTPLDQATLEWVGELAPVRIGILMESLRYDEQDYQWAPKLRARFPELQRQLPYLTHVLTPDERDAAELGALGGPGVLWWPQMVLERFITLPPAAPIRAQAVFHGTPYGRRQAWVGHPALRSRLHCASPADLPSPNQRRFDELQQSAARFLASGEAVTAAAVEEYAQALRTIRLAEFRDWMGHLAEWPAIVNLPSLAKFYGGRVFEGVAAGRPVISWNMPSHPKNMALLEPGRECLLFDADRPDDLAAQIDRVLRDPSYAQSLARQAQDRVRRCHTAERRVREALEWVSQGVMPTYGITEPSKPATPRFEGAGGKTDQNRFYVDLFVNQPAWSTPEPNADESARWTKIASCLEHVLRQSRREQPGRILRILDVGCGRGWLTNLAAGYGTAEGVEPVAGVVDHARRLFPHLRFEVGTPESVLSRPDFVPYDVVLCSEVIEHVPHPQKPAFVAQLAQLLAADGYLILTTPRGEVWEEWRRIAPPNQPIEDWVTEKQLDQLLQDGGFRHLGLERIHIDGRSLRYYPHATPDEQRDMELMPIYQVWACRRSNAAGTAFTRSPTVSVIVPTYNRPDRLRQALDSLNRQKFQDFEVIVVNDGTASVEAVVAESDAIGRMTVVNHDHNRGLAAARNTGLRMARGTYIAYLDDDDRFLPDHLSTLVAFLERGTHRVAYTDAWRIAEREVNGVLAEVGRDQPYGVDFDRARLFVANYIPVLCLMHHRGCLDEVGRFDESLFVHEDWDLWIRLSMRYPFARIARATAEFTWRIDGSSMTSRDQDAFARTADLIYRKYAAHLIGHHQLLAAQQHTLATLKSRASKKAYDCSIIIPVWNNAALTQQCLTALAQVTDGVTYEVVVVDNGSTDGIQDFLKTLGGDVQVICNQDNLGFAKACNQGARAARGEFLVFLNNDTVPLQGWLSALVEEARTHPEVAVVGSKLLYEDGTIQHAGVAFSREWFLPYHIYRGFHPQASSVSRRREFQCVTAACMLVRRDAFDQVSGFDEGYRNGFEDVDLCLKIRERQWKIVYQPQSVLYHLESRTPGRKAHEEDNGRRLRERWGASWWLADEDLIHYEDGYAIHTYITDGKLGYRTEVIADPVMKAQRMLVADAQRAAQCRDVTTVATLLAEAAEWPADAWILRWAVLLCTALGQRHLAIPFWQRILALEEDPFARLGLAKQALGSGSVDEAEFHLAALLADQPGHGEGWLLRGIVAMQRGAFQEAEEAFVRARLNAGDQRKASLGIVMAAIGAVHHEAAWLEVLPLCEQYPDDEECMHWLLRCGTVLERWDRMGALLSAFIARNPGNLSMRFALAGIWLRAGRPADARREYETLRMLNPSFDGLGDLSKTLADSEHQLVRHHAA
- a CDS encoding 1-deoxy-D-xylulose-5-phosphate synthase → MGSTKFILGMRDQFFNALYKLFQEDPQAVFITADNGAPTLDQFARDFPDRFFNVGIAEQQLIGMACGMAFEGKKVYVYAIAPFVSLRCYEQVKLDVCAMNLPIVLIGVGAGYAYDIMGPSHHTVEDVSIMRALPNLKIYSMADGTSAGELAALVHQDRSPQYIRFDRAGLPEVYAGREIDIGEGLTQLRSGSDLCIVTSGVMVHQALAAADLLRQSAGLNVGVVDVFRLKPLNGDALKQYLHKVARVVTLEEHLLAGGLGSLVAEWMIDEDLRMPTMRIGQDDRFVFDYGGRKAIWEKYGLDVGAVVARIAGWMRGESGKAVKVPRPEAHGVPQGTAY